Proteins encoded in a region of the Podarcis muralis chromosome 2, rPodMur119.hap1.1, whole genome shotgun sequence genome:
- the LOC114592701 gene encoding 17-beta-hydroxysteroid dehydrogenase type 6-like isoform X2 — protein MWLYLAALLGLYFLHRWYQERQTVENLTEKYVFITGCDSGFGNLLARQLDARGLLVLATCTTQKGAEQLDKDTSEHLKTTVLDVTSKESVAAATEWVKEQVGNKGLWGLVNNAAIAAPSAPSEWLTKDGVAKMIGVNFLGMIDMTLHMLPLVRRARGRVVNMSSIMGRLACFAVPYTASKYSVEAFSDILRREMHPFGVRVSIIEPGSFKTPIQSKTVESYKNAWSQVPSDIKEAYGQHYFERNSIFDFLWRCIWPKPAQAV, from the exons ATGTGGCTCTACCTGGCTGCCCTGCTGGGGCTTTACTTCCTTCACCGATGGTACCAGGAGAGACAGACGGTGGAGAACCTGACGGAGAAATATGTCTTCATCACGGGGTGTGACTCTGGCTTTGGAAACCTACTTGCCAGGCAGCTGGATGCCCGGGGTCTGCTGGTGTTGGCAACCTGTACCACCCAGAAGGGGGCAGAGCAGCTGGACAAGGACACATCAGAGCACTTGAAAACCACCGTTCTGGATGTCACCAGTAAGGAGAGTGTGGCGGCAGCAACGGAGTGGGTGAAAGAACAAGTGGGGAACAAAG GGCTCTGGGGTTTGGTGAACAATGCAGCCATTGCTGCCCCATCAGCTCCCAGTGAGTGGCTGACCAAAGATGGCGTTGCAAAGATGATCGGTGTCAACTTTCTTGGGATGATTGACATGACGCTACACATGCTGCCCCTGGTGAGGAGAGCCAGAGGGAGGGTGGTCAACATGTCCAGTATAATGGGACGATTGGCATGCTTTGCAGTACCCTATACCGCATCCAAGTACAGCGTGGAAGCCTTCTCTGACATCCTGAG GCGAGAGATGCATCCTTTTGGGGTCCGAGTCAGCATTATTGAACCCGGTTCTTTCAAAACACCCATTCAGTCAAAGACGGTAGAGAGCTACAAGAATGCATGGAGCCAAGTCCCTTCTGACATCAAGGAAGCCTATGGGCAGCACTACTTTGAGCGCA ACTCCATTTTTGACTTCCTATGGAGATGCATTTGGCCCAAACCAGCACAAGCCGTGTAG
- the LOC114592701 gene encoding 17-beta-hydroxysteroid dehydrogenase type 6-like isoform X1, giving the protein MWLYLAALLGLYFLHRWYQERQTVENLTEKYVFITGCDSGFGNLLARQLDARGLLVLATCTTQKGAEQLDKDTSEHLKTTVLDVTSKESVAAATEWVKEQVGNKGLWGLVNNAAIAAPSAPSEWLTKDGVAKMIGVNFLGMIDMTLHMLPLVRRARGRVVNMSSIMGRLACFAVPYTASKYSVEAFSDILRREMHPFGVRVSIIEPGSFKTPIQSKTVESYKNAWSQVPSDIKEAYGQHYFERSLKLLKFCHFTGSSNFQPVTDSIEHALTSCSPRIRYCPGWDAKLLYVPLSYLPDSIFDFLWRCIWPKPAQAV; this is encoded by the exons ATGTGGCTCTACCTGGCTGCCCTGCTGGGGCTTTACTTCCTTCACCGATGGTACCAGGAGAGACAGACGGTGGAGAACCTGACGGAGAAATATGTCTTCATCACGGGGTGTGACTCTGGCTTTGGAAACCTACTTGCCAGGCAGCTGGATGCCCGGGGTCTGCTGGTGTTGGCAACCTGTACCACCCAGAAGGGGGCAGAGCAGCTGGACAAGGACACATCAGAGCACTTGAAAACCACCGTTCTGGATGTCACCAGTAAGGAGAGTGTGGCGGCAGCAACGGAGTGGGTGAAAGAACAAGTGGGGAACAAAG GGCTCTGGGGTTTGGTGAACAATGCAGCCATTGCTGCCCCATCAGCTCCCAGTGAGTGGCTGACCAAAGATGGCGTTGCAAAGATGATCGGTGTCAACTTTCTTGGGATGATTGACATGACGCTACACATGCTGCCCCTGGTGAGGAGAGCCAGAGGGAGGGTGGTCAACATGTCCAGTATAATGGGACGATTGGCATGCTTTGCAGTACCCTATACCGCATCCAAGTACAGCGTGGAAGCCTTCTCTGACATCCTGAG GCGAGAGATGCATCCTTTTGGGGTCCGAGTCAGCATTATTGAACCCGGTTCTTTCAAAACACCCATTCAGTCAAAGACGGTAGAGAGCTACAAGAATGCATGGAGCCAAGTCCCTTCTGACATCAAGGAAGCCTATGGGCAGCACTACTTTGAGCGCA GTCTCAAATTATTAAAATTCTGCCACTTCACCGGCAGCAGCAACTTTCAACCGGTCACGGACTCTATAGAACATGCCCTGACCTCCTGCTCCCCTCGCATCCGCTACTGTCCAGGATGGGATGCCAAACTCTTATATGTTCCTCTCTCTTACTTGCCAGACTCCATTTTTGACTTCCTATGGAGATGCATTTGGCCCAAACCAGCACAAGCCGTGTAG